Proteins co-encoded in one Apis mellifera strain DH4 linkage group LG15, Amel_HAv3.1, whole genome shotgun sequence genomic window:
- the LOC107965564 gene encoding mucin-6: MSRYVVWIFIVAIFVHIKEQSKVTGKDIKCERDEEVNVCGKLCEATCNNPYSNSELCPPIPCNWEITRDCRCRHGTVRNEKTKACIPFSKCPNVL, translated from the exons ATGTCACGATACGTCGTGTGGATATTTATCGTTGCGATTTTTGTTC ATATCAAGGAACAATCGAAGGTGACGGGCAAGGATATAAAGTGCGAAAGGGACGAAGAAGTGAACGTGTGTGGAAAATTGTGCGAGGCAACATGCAACAACCCGTACTCGAATTCCGAACTCTGCCCTCCGATT CCGTGCAACTGGGAAATTACGAGGGATTGTCGATGCAGGCACGGCACTGTGAGAAACGAAAAGACCAAGGCTTGCATACCGTTCTCCAAATGTCCCAACGTTCTTTAG
- the LOC725114 gene encoding chymotrypsin inhibitor — protein MSRYIFTCMLIATLLAVYVDAQNNEENIRCGENEKPYICGSLCEPSCNAPHPNRIFCPRIECTWSLTGGCRCEQGYLRNNNGVCVPSSQC, from the exons ATGTCCCGCTACATCTTTACGTGTATGCTTATTGCTACACTCCTCGCTGTTT ACGTCGACGCGCAAAACAACGAGGAAAACATAAGATGcggagaaaatgaaaaaccgTACATATGTGGATCGTTGTGCGAGCCATCTTGCAACGCTCCACATCCGAATCGTATATTTTGCCCGAGAATC GAATGCACGTGGTCGTTGACCGGAGGTTGCCGATGCGAGCAAGGCTATCTCAGAAATAATAATGGCGTTTGCGTGCCATCCTCGCAATGTTAA
- the LOC100577777 gene encoding cysteine-rich venom protein 6 isoform X2 has product MFPHIFVYVLVAIVVCIDAKVFPIICGQNETPSICGEGICPPTCCNPNVKCNFQGIGPVCTWPTTGGCRCVNGTVRNENNNCVPLSECPPGICSSK; this is encoded by the exons ATGTTTCCACATATTTTCGTCTACGTTCTCGTTGCTATCGTCGTTT GTATTGACGCGAAGGTTTTCCCAATAATATGCGGACAGAATGAAACACCGAGCATATGCGGAGAAGGTATCTGCCCACCAACTTGCTGTAATCCAAACGTAAAATGTAATTTCCAAGGTATAGGACCT gtTTGCACATGGCCTACGACAGGAGGTTGTCGATGCGTTAACGGCACCGTTAGAAACGAAAATAACAATTGTGTACCGCTTTCAGAATGTCCACCTGGAATTTGTTCTTCAAAATGA
- the LOC100577777 gene encoding cysteine-rich venom protein 1 isoform X1, with product MFPHIFVYVLVAIVVCFSGIDAKVFPIICGQNETPSICGEGICPPTCCNPNVKCNFQGIGPVCTWPTTGGCRCVNGTVRNENNNCVPLSECPPGICSSK from the exons ATGTTTCCACATATTTTCGTCTACGTTCTCGTTGCTATCGTCGTTT gCTTTTCAGGTATTGACGCGAAGGTTTTCCCAATAATATGCGGACAGAATGAAACACCGAGCATATGCGGAGAAGGTATCTGCCCACCAACTTGCTGTAATCCAAACGTAAAATGTAATTTCCAAGGTATAGGACCT gtTTGCACATGGCCTACGACAGGAGGTTGTCGATGCGTTAACGGCACCGTTAGAAACGAAAATAACAATTGTGTACCGCTTTCAGAATGTCCACCTGGAATTTGTTCTTCAAAATGA